GCTAATCCGTTTTCAAAAGAAACCTTATAATACCCTGGATGTGCTTGCTGTTTTGTTTTGAGTAAAGGAGTATCGGTATTTTTATTTAGTATTGGTTTTATTAAAATATTCCCACCACTTCCAGTACAGCCCACACCTTCTAAATGTGTATGAGTAAAACCTTCATAGCGTTTGGCATAATATTCATAGCCTGTGTGTTGGTGTACATATGTTTTAGGGCCTATACTCATCATGTTAAATGGTGATGATGCTGATGGTGACATTTGACCATGGTCACCAGAAGTTCCCAAAAAAACATTTACTTGGTTTGTAACGGATTCTTGGTTTATTTTAATAGAGGTATTGGATTGAGAAATAGTCTGGGCCTTTAATTCTCTTGAACTAAAACAAGAAAATATACAGGTAATAACTATATAAAATATGATGTTTTTTAAAAATTTAAGTTTCATAATTTTGGGTCAAATATATTCAGGATTTTATCTCAGGATTTTTGCTGTATAAATCCCATAATTGATCAATATTAAAACCAGTGTATTCTTTCCACAAATCAGAAGAGTAATCACCAGATCGTAATTCATCATCTAGTTTATTCACTATTTTTTCATCATAATTTTCACTTAACCAAACTAAGAATCTCGCTGTAATTCGATAGCTATTCTCATAACTCTGAGTATCGGAAAATTCAGTTAAAGACCAACCGGCTTTTGCATTACTAACACCATATTTATGTCGTACATAATCTGCTATACCTTCAATTAGCCATCCTGGCCCTGAATTGTTTGGATAAGCTTGAATAATGTGCATAATTTCATGGGTCATTAAATCTAGATCATTTGGTTTTGCATCAAGCCATTGAGAACTTACAGTTACTCTTCCATTACTCGCATAGGCAACCCCATTATAAGTGGTATCTATTTTAATAGTAATATTCATCCTGGCATTATTATTAAAATCTTCTACTAATTGAGGGTATACTTTGTAAATAATATTTTGAAACTCTTCTATTATAGTTGGTGGTAGGTTAGCATCTTCATTTATAACAGTAATTTCAGGGGCTTGCTGACTTGACTTAGAGTCTTTCTCTGCACAACCTTGAAGGGTTACACATGCAAAGGTTAAAATTAACAAGAAGAATAGTTTTACTTTATTGATTTTAAGTGTTATGTTAACAAATTGAATATTTATCATGTTAAATCTAATTTAAAAAGTTGAAGCAAATTT
The nucleotide sequence above comes from Aureibaculum algae. Encoded proteins:
- a CDS encoding basic secretory protein-like protein, with translation MINIQFVNITLKINKVKLFFLLILTFACVTLQGCAEKDSKSSQQAPEITVINEDANLPPTIIEEFQNIIYKVYPQLVEDFNNNARMNITIKIDTTYNGVAYASNGRVTVSSQWLDAKPNDLDLMTHEIMHIIQAYPNNSGPGWLIEGIADYVRHKYGVSNAKAGWSLTEFSDTQSYENSYRITARFLVWLSENYDEKIVNKLDDELRSGDYSSDLWKEYTGFNIDQLWDLYSKNPEIKS